Proteins encoded by one window of Leopardus geoffroyi isolate Oge1 chromosome X, O.geoffroyi_Oge1_pat1.0, whole genome shotgun sequence:
- the LOC123594010 gene encoding EKC/KEOPS complex subunit LAGE3-like isoform X1, translating into MRAPDDQAASPAPDDGAEEVAVTQAPDDDGADGAAVTRAPEGGAEDAGAGPQASDGGTDGHDPQLSPRGPGCQGNCSRHDGEGGPGSKGAVVEGACAPPLAERAPRALAPGGDAAPAAVTSSRLLEFRLTVSFRSPLEAEMARRSLTTHVQRHRGLAQKELCVRGSALAVRWTTEDPIFFRVSVNSFLDRLPLVIRNIRALGSRPPPRLGPGKGAEA; encoded by the exons ATGAGGGCCCCGGACGACCAAGCGGCCTCTCCGGCCCCGGACGACGGCGCGGAGGAAGTGGCGGTCACGCAGGCCCCTGACGATGACGGCGCGGACGGCGCGGCGGTCACGCGGGCTCCCGAAGGTGGCGCGGAGGACGCGGGGGCAGGCCCACAGGCCTCCGACGGAGGCACGGACGGCCACGACCCCCAGCTTAGCCCCCGAGGTCCCGGTTGCCAGGGCAACTGCAGCCGCCACGATGGCGAGGGTGGCCCTGGCAGCAAGGGAGCAGTGGTCGAGGGGGCCTGCGCCCCTCCCCTGGCCGAACGGGCCCCGAGGGCCCTGGCCCCCGGTGGAGACGCAGCGCCGGCGGCGGTGACCTCCTCAAGACTGCTGGAGTT CAGGCTCACCGTGTCTTTCCGGTCGCCCCTGGAGGCAGAGATGGCCCGCAGGTCCCTGACTACACACGTCCAACGCCACCGAGGGTTGGCTCAGAAGGAGCTTTGCGTGAGGGGCAGCGCCCTGGCCGT GAGATGGACTACTGAAGACCCCATCTTCTTCCGAGTTTCCGTCAACTCCTTCCTGGACCGGCTTCCCCTGGTGATACGAAACATTCGCGCCTTGGGGTCCCGGCCTCCGCCACGCCTAGGCCCGGGAAAGGGGGCCGAGGCCTAA
- the LOC123594010 gene encoding EKC/KEOPS complex subunit LAGE3-like isoform X2, with product MRAPDDQAASPAPDDGAEEVAVTQAPDDDGADGAAVTRAPEGGAEDAGAGPQASDGGTDGHDPQLSPRGPGCQGNCSRHDGEGGPGSKGAVVEGACAPPLAERAPRALAPGGDAAPAAVTSSRLLELLTVSFRSPLEAEMARRSLTTHVQRHRGLAQKELCVRGSALAVRWTTEDPIFFRVSVNSFLDRLPLVIRNIRALGSRPPPRLGPGKGAEA from the exons ATGAGGGCCCCGGACGACCAAGCGGCCTCTCCGGCCCCGGACGACGGCGCGGAGGAAGTGGCGGTCACGCAGGCCCCTGACGATGACGGCGCGGACGGCGCGGCGGTCACGCGGGCTCCCGAAGGTGGCGCGGAGGACGCGGGGGCAGGCCCACAGGCCTCCGACGGAGGCACGGACGGCCACGACCCCCAGCTTAGCCCCCGAGGTCCCGGTTGCCAGGGCAACTGCAGCCGCCACGATGGCGAGGGTGGCCCTGGCAGCAAGGGAGCAGTGGTCGAGGGGGCCTGCGCCCCTCCCCTGGCCGAACGGGCCCCGAGGGCCCTGGCCCCCGGTGGAGACGCAGCGCCGGCGGCGGTGACCTCCTCAAGACTGCTGGAGTT GCTCACCGTGTCTTTCCGGTCGCCCCTGGAGGCAGAGATGGCCCGCAGGTCCCTGACTACACACGTCCAACGCCACCGAGGGTTGGCTCAGAAGGAGCTTTGCGTGAGGGGCAGCGCCCTGGCCGT GAGATGGACTACTGAAGACCCCATCTTCTTCCGAGTTTCCGTCAACTCCTTCCTGGACCGGCTTCCCCTGGTGATACGAAACATTCGCGCCTTGGGGTCCCGGCCTCCGCCACGCCTAGGCCCGGGAAAGGGGGCCGAGGCCTAA
- the LOC123594022 gene encoding EKC/KEOPS complex subunit LAGE3-like → MERAPYTPGPGGDAAPGARGPGNRLLQFTLTIPFPSAMDAEIAHRFLTPNEELQEPVRKELHVNGSILTVRLTADDPGQLQMSITSCLGQLYLVIRTMQIIMPPFFTNPQQ, encoded by the exons ATGGAGCGGGCACCCTACACACCAGGTCCCGGTGGAGATGCCGCGCCTGGCGCTAGAGGTCCTGGTAACCGACTGCTTCAGTT CACCCTCACTATACCTTTCCCCTCGGCCATGGATGCGGAGATTGCCCACAGGTTCCTGACTCCAAACGAGGAGCTCCAGGAGCCAGTTCGGAAGGAGCTCCATGTGAACGGCAGCATCCTGACTGT CCGCTTGACTGCCGATGACCCTGGCCAgctccaaatgtccatcacctccTGTCTTGGCCAGCTTTACCTAGTGATACGGACCATGCAGATCATCATGCCCCCCTTTTTCACAAATCCGCAGCAGTGA